The following are encoded in a window of Actinomycetota bacterium genomic DNA:
- a CDS encoding prepilin peptidase has translation MSDAWIRALVALPFGLAIGSFMTVVVSRVPAGESVLRPRSRCPSCGTEIRNRDNVPVVSWVLLRGRCRSCGERISGRYPLLELSTTVLVVAAAAAYERIWIAVMVALFLSLMPALAWIDIEHRIIPNRITYPAFLGFSAYVVVAWLFDGGTDPIRALGGALLYGGLLFVVALVSRGMGMGDVKLALVIGVVLGSIGLGFVGVAAAGAVLFGGIGGIVALIVGRNRKAMIPFGPYMAAGAVVGAFWGEPIADWYLRSFSATLL, from the coding sequence ATGAGCGATGCGTGGATCCGCGCCCTCGTGGCGCTGCCGTTCGGGCTGGCGATCGGGAGCTTCATGACGGTCGTCGTGTCCCGCGTGCCGGCGGGGGAGAGCGTGCTGCGGCCCCGGTCACGGTGTCCGAGCTGCGGCACCGAGATCCGCAATCGCGACAACGTGCCGGTGGTGTCGTGGGTGCTGTTGCGGGGGCGATGCCGATCGTGCGGTGAGCGCATCTCCGGGCGGTACCCCCTGCTCGAGCTCTCCACCACGGTGCTCGTCGTCGCAGCCGCAGCGGCCTACGAGCGGATCTGGATCGCGGTCATGGTGGCGCTGTTCCTGTCGCTGATGCCGGCCCTGGCCTGGATCGACATCGAGCATCGCATCATCCCCAACCGCATCACGTACCCGGCGTTCCTGGGGTTCAGCGCGTACGTGGTGGTCGCGTGGCTCTTCGACGGCGGGACCGATCCGATTCGGGCGCTCGGCGGTGCCCTGCTCTACGGCGGCCTGTTGTTCGTCGTCGCGCTCGTGTCGCGAGGCATGGGCATGGGCGACGTGAAGCTGGCCCTGGTGATCGGGGTCGTGCTGGGGTCGATCGGCCTCGGCTTCGTCGGGGTGGCGGCCGCAGGTGCTGTGCTCTTCGGCGGGATCGGGGGGATCGTGGCTCTGATCGTGGGCCGAAATCGCAAGGCGATGATCCCGTTCGGACCGTACATGGCCGCGGGCGCGGTGGTCGGGGCGTTCTGGGGTGAGCCGATCGCCGACTGGTACCTGCGGTCGTTCAGCGCCACGCTCCTCTGA
- a CDS encoding helix-turn-helix domain-containing protein: MADVQPFVTGALLTVAEVAAGMRVSNMTVYRLIKSGELPAVRVGKGYRIRGSELQRFLEERSVQVEGG, translated from the coding sequence ATGGCCGATGTGCAGCCGTTCGTGACCGGAGCGTTGCTCACGGTTGCGGAGGTCGCCGCCGGCATGCGCGTGTCGAACATGACGGTCTACCGGTTGATCAAGAGCGGCGAGCTGCCCGCCGTCCGCGTCGGCAAGGGCTACCGCATCCGCGGATCGGAGCTGCAGCGCTTCCTCGAGGAGCGTTCCGTGCAGGTAGAGGGGGGCTAG
- the pilM gene encoding type IV pilus assembly protein PilM gives MARGRIGLDIGSTAVRAVELAGGDPPTVVKAAQVPLPAGAVENGEVREPEVVTDALRELWERGGFKAKRVYMGVGNQRVVVREIALPYLPEKELRASLGFQVQEFIPMPVDEAVLDYDPIGEFEQDDRKMLRMLLVAAQRQMVDTVVSAVTGAKLEPVGLDLVPFAMVRSVGTTGVGMDLEDEGDEAVIDIGAHVTNIVVHARGTVRFVRILPSGGRDVTLAIARGIGVEDDVAERLKRGEEVELETPPRVDQEDGEEVAEAPDTGRVREIAMQRAASFVDEIRSSLEFYTAQAQGARIARVLVTGGGSKLEGLLELLRQRIPVEVEAGQVFQHARSQLSLSAEALEEAEPVLAVAVGLAIPGRIP, from the coding sequence GTGGCCAGGGGGCGCATCGGCCTCGACATCGGCTCGACCGCGGTCAGAGCCGTCGAGCTCGCGGGGGGCGATCCGCCCACCGTGGTCAAGGCCGCCCAGGTGCCGCTGCCCGCCGGTGCCGTGGAGAACGGCGAGGTCAGGGAACCCGAGGTGGTCACCGATGCGCTGCGCGAGCTCTGGGAGCGCGGCGGCTTCAAAGCCAAGCGCGTGTACATGGGCGTGGGCAACCAGCGGGTCGTGGTGCGCGAGATCGCCCTGCCCTACCTGCCCGAGAAGGAGCTCCGGGCTTCGCTCGGCTTCCAGGTCCAGGAGTTCATCCCGATGCCCGTCGACGAGGCCGTGCTGGACTACGACCCGATCGGGGAATTCGAACAGGACGACCGCAAGATGCTGCGCATGCTGCTGGTCGCGGCGCAGCGGCAGATGGTCGACACGGTGGTGTCCGCCGTGACCGGCGCCAAGCTCGAGCCGGTCGGCCTCGACCTCGTTCCTTTCGCGATGGTGCGCTCGGTCGGCACGACCGGCGTCGGCATGGATCTCGAGGACGAGGGCGACGAGGCCGTGATCGACATCGGCGCCCACGTGACCAACATCGTGGTGCACGCGCGCGGCACGGTGCGGTTCGTGCGCATCCTCCCGTCGGGCGGGCGCGACGTGACCCTCGCGATCGCCCGCGGCATCGGTGTCGAGGACGACGTGGCCGAACGCCTGAAGAGGGGTGAGGAGGTCGAACTCGAGACGCCCCCGAGGGTCGACCAGGAGGACGGCGAGGAGGTGGCCGAGGCGCCCGATACCGGTCGGGTCAGGGAGATCGCGATGCAGCGGGCGGCGAGCTTCGTCGACGAGATCCGGTCGTCGCTCGAGTTCTACACGGCGCAGGCGCAAGGCGCTCGCATCGCGCGCGTGCTCGTCACGGGCGGCGGCTCGAAGCTGGAGGGGCTCCTCGAGCTCCTGCGCCAGCGTATCCCGGTCGAGGTCGAGGCGGGCCAGGTGTTCCAGCACGCACGCTCGCAGCTCTCGCTGTCGGCTGAGGCACTCGAAGAGGCGGAGCCGGTGCTCGCCGTGGCCGTCGGGCTCGCGATCCCCGGGAGGATCCCGTGA
- a CDS encoding PilN domain-containing protein — MSQVNLLPPDILQAQRYRRLTSGVVVAGIVLVAAVFAYYLWQSNELSSVNDEIVAQEATNASIQASIAEKQKYADLQAEAQAQQQLLAAAYAGEVSFSALLMDFSRVIPSDAYVNSLAVQADQAAVAAEGATPGLIGGITGSGQAVSIDTLSVFLTRLEQVKGWVNPWMSTVSKNEEVNGYDYSVSVDLTDEVVTERGKEGAVDAAG, encoded by the coding sequence GTGAGCCAGGTCAACCTCCTTCCCCCCGATATCCTGCAGGCGCAGCGATATCGGCGCCTCACCTCAGGCGTGGTCGTCGCGGGCATCGTCCTGGTCGCGGCGGTCTTCGCTTACTACCTCTGGCAGAGCAACGAGCTGAGCAGCGTGAACGATGAGATCGTCGCGCAGGAGGCCACGAACGCCTCGATCCAGGCGAGCATCGCCGAGAAGCAGAAGTACGCCGACCTGCAGGCCGAGGCGCAGGCGCAGCAGCAGCTCTTGGCCGCGGCCTACGCGGGGGAGGTCTCGTTCTCGGCCCTGTTGATGGACTTCTCTCGCGTGATCCCGTCCGACGCCTACGTCAACAGCCTCGCGGTCCAGGCCGACCAGGCGGCGGTGGCTGCCGAGGGAGCGACCCCCGGCCTGATCGGCGGGATCACCGGCAGCGGCCAGGCGGTCAGCATCGACACGCTCTCGGTCTTCCTGACCCGGCTCGAGCAGGTGAAGGGGTGGGTCAACCCCTGGATGTCGACGGTGAGCAAGAACGAGGAGGTCAACGGCTACGACTACTCGGTGAGCGTGGATCTCACCGACGAGGTCGTGACCGAGCGAGGGAAGGAAGGGGCCGTCGATGCTGCGGGGTAG
- the pilO gene encoding type 4a pilus biogenesis protein PilO, which yields MLRGSRAPLIAGVGALVLVGLLIFLLVLPKMGQVSEANDLLAAAQAQQGTLESQLAALEQAEAAAPEAKATIQDVEQRIPPTADEPGMLLLIKNAAARAAVTLATLTPGTPALDAASGLSTIPVAVTASGNYFQLTEFLYNLETLPRAAKVLNITLAPGAGSDATTTTVTNLLQLQANVVLYTSDQSAGPGSVPGPTEDAAAGGA from the coding sequence ATGCTGCGGGGTAGCCGGGCGCCGCTGATCGCCGGCGTCGGGGCCCTGGTGCTCGTCGGGCTGCTGATATTCCTCCTCGTGCTGCCGAAGATGGGGCAGGTCTCCGAGGCGAACGACCTGCTCGCGGCCGCGCAGGCCCAACAGGGAACGCTCGAATCGCAACTCGCCGCCCTGGAGCAGGCCGAGGCTGCCGCGCCCGAGGCGAAGGCGACGATCCAGGACGTGGAGCAGCGTATCCCGCCGACCGCCGACGAGCCCGGCATGTTGCTGCTGATCAAGAACGCGGCCGCCCGGGCGGCGGTGACCCTGGCGACGCTCACCCCGGGGACCCCAGCCCTCGACGCTGCGAGCGGGTTGTCGACGATCCCCGTTGCCGTGACGGCGTCCGGGAACTACTTCCAGCTCACGGAGTTCCTCTACAACCTCGAGACGCTGCCGAGGGCCGCCAAGGTGCTGAACATCACCCTCGCCCCGGGGGCCGGCTCCGACGCCACCACCACGACCGTGACGAACCTGTTGCAGCTGCAGGCCAACGTCGTGCTGTACACGAGCGACCAGAGCGCCGGTCCGGGCTCGGTGCCCGGCCCGACCGAGGACGCCGCCGCCGGAGGAGCCTGA
- the aroC gene encoding chorismate synthase, giving the protein MLRMLTAGESHGKALVAVLEGMPAGVPVDPDALAHQLARRRHGHGRGGRQRFESDRFEILAGVRHGRTLGSPIAVTIPNLEFEAKYRDLMGVTGEEDPAARLTRPRPGHADLAGSQKYGFDDVRNVLERASARETAARMTAGTFCRWFLAELGIEIVSHVVRIGSVKVPARTPLPTPADAATIDRSPVRCFHDASSKAMVAEIDRLRKGRETVGGVFEVLAHGAPPGLGSHVHYDRKLDGRLALALMSIQSVKGVEVGDGFATAARPGSKAHDEIVVRGGRVTRATGRAGGIEGGMSTGETIRVRAAMKPFSTVPTPLATVDIASGEPAVAIKQRTDVCAVPAGGVVGEGVVAFELANAVLEKFGGDSLPETRGNLERYREGSA; this is encoded by the coding sequence ATGCTCCGCATGCTCACGGCCGGCGAGTCGCACGGGAAGGCGCTCGTCGCCGTGCTCGAAGGCATGCCCGCGGGCGTGCCGGTCGATCCCGACGCCCTCGCGCACCAGCTCGCGCGGCGGCGCCACGGCCACGGTCGTGGGGGGCGACAGCGGTTCGAGTCGGACCGGTTCGAGATCCTCGCCGGGGTCCGTCACGGCCGCACGCTCGGCTCGCCGATCGCGGTGACGATCCCGAACCTGGAGTTCGAGGCGAAATACCGCGATCTCATGGGTGTGACCGGCGAGGAAGATCCCGCGGCGCGCCTCACCCGGCCACGGCCCGGGCACGCCGATCTCGCGGGCTCGCAGAAGTACGGGTTCGACGACGTGCGCAACGTGCTCGAGCGGGCGAGTGCGCGGGAGACGGCGGCCCGCATGACGGCGGGGACGTTCTGCCGGTGGTTCCTCGCCGAGCTCGGGATCGAGATCGTGTCGCACGTCGTGCGGATCGGATCGGTCAAGGTGCCCGCGCGGACCCCGCTGCCGACGCCCGCCGACGCGGCGACGATCGACCGCTCACCGGTGCGTTGCTTCCACGATGCCTCGTCGAAGGCCATGGTGGCCGAGATCGACCGACTCCGGAAAGGCCGCGAGACGGTCGGCGGCGTCTTCGAGGTGCTCGCCCACGGCGCTCCGCCGGGGCTCGGGTCCCACGTGCACTACGACCGCAAGCTCGACGGCCGACTCGCGCTCGCCCTGATGAGCATCCAATCCGTGAAGGGGGTGGAGGTCGGCGACGGGTTCGCGACCGCTGCTCGACCGGGTTCCAAGGCGCACGATGAGATCGTGGTCCGGGGAGGCCGCGTCACGCGCGCGACCGGCCGGGCGGGTGGCATCGAAGGCGGCATGAGCACCGGCGAGACGATCAGGGTGCGGGCGGCCATGAAGCCGTTCTCGACCGTGCCGACGCCGCTCGCGACGGTCGACATCGCCTCCGGTGAACCGGCGGTCGCGATCAAGCAGCGTACCGACGTCTGCGCCGTGCCCGCGGGCGGGGTCGTCGGCGAGGGGGTCGTCGCGTTCGAGCTCGCGAACGCCGTGCTGGAGAAGTTCGGGGGGGATTCGCTCCCGGAGACCCGTGGGAACCTCGAACGCTACCGGGAGGGATCGGCGTGA
- a CDS encoding shikimate kinase: MIVYLVGMPGAGKTVVGRELADRLGVPFVDLDTEIELEQRRPITEIFVSEGEPAFRAMEAAALVKAGAHDPSVVSCGGGVVLEPANRITLRNTGTVVYLDVPLDELRARVRPAEDRPLIHEEGDLERLLAERGQLYREFAAHVVDGSGAPGDVADAIVEELRWSV; this comes from the coding sequence GTGATCGTCTACCTGGTGGGCATGCCGGGCGCCGGCAAGACGGTCGTCGGGCGGGAGCTGGCGGACCGTCTCGGGGTGCCGTTCGTCGACCTCGACACCGAGATCGAGCTGGAGCAGCGACGCCCGATCACAGAGATCTTCGTGTCGGAGGGGGAGCCGGCGTTCCGGGCGATGGAGGCTGCCGCGCTCGTCAAGGCGGGCGCGCACGACCCCTCGGTGGTGTCCTGCGGGGGCGGGGTGGTGCTCGAGCCCGCGAACCGGATCACGTTGCGGAACACGGGAACCGTGGTCTACCTCGACGTGCCGCTCGACGAGCTCCGGGCCCGTGTCAGGCCCGCGGAGGATCGGCCGTTGATCCACGAGGAAGGTGACCTCGAGCGACTGCTCGCCGAGCGAGGCCAGTTGTACCGGGAGTTCGCCGCCCACGTGGTGGACGGGAGCGGCGCGCCCGGAGATGTGGCGGACGCGATCGTCGAGGAGCTGCGTTGGTCCGTGTGA
- the aroB gene encoding 3-dehydroquinate synthase, giving the protein MTVPIPERAYDVVIGRGLLVDAARHLPEFPRATRAFVIADRAVVDRAFGSLAGGLARAGLDAVLLTVPSGEEAKTLQVSGTLLHQLATQEAHRDDVVVALGGGSTGDLAGFVASTYMRGVPFVQVPTTLLAQVDAAVGGKTAVNLPEGKNLVGTFFQPRGVLADVETLATLDERDFRSGLAEVAKYALALDPALLEGLESDPGPVLARDPEALESLVARCVAAKARTVASDELDMGSRLFLNYGHTLGHALERLEAFSGRTHGEAIAVGMVFAARLAERRGLASPGLVGRTTRLLSSLGLEVDGPLPPVDDITTAFRMDKKFHGGVRFVLLRAVGDPVVVEDVADDELRTTMLEMGATA; this is encoded by the coding sequence GTGACCGTGCCCATCCCCGAGCGCGCGTATGACGTCGTGATCGGCCGCGGGCTTCTCGTCGACGCAGCCCGCCATCTCCCGGAGTTCCCGAGGGCCACGCGGGCGTTCGTGATCGCGGACCGCGCGGTCGTCGATCGGGCGTTCGGCTCCCTCGCCGGTGGACTCGCACGGGCAGGCCTCGACGCCGTGCTGCTGACGGTTCCGTCGGGGGAGGAGGCGAAGACCCTGCAGGTCTCGGGCACGCTCCTGCATCAGTTGGCGACCCAGGAGGCCCACCGCGACGACGTCGTGGTGGCGCTCGGGGGTGGATCGACCGGGGACCTGGCTGGATTCGTGGCCTCCACCTACATGCGGGGGGTGCCGTTCGTGCAGGTGCCGACGACCCTGCTCGCGCAGGTCGACGCGGCGGTCGGGGGCAAGACCGCGGTCAACCTGCCCGAGGGCAAGAACCTCGTGGGCACGTTCTTCCAGCCCCGTGGCGTGTTGGCCGACGTCGAGACGCTGGCCACCCTGGACGAGCGAGACTTCCGGTCGGGGCTCGCCGAGGTGGCGAAGTACGCGCTCGCACTCGATCCAGCGCTGCTCGAGGGCCTGGAATCCGATCCGGGCCCGGTCCTCGCTCGGGATCCCGAGGCGCTCGAGTCGTTGGTGGCGCGGTGCGTGGCCGCGAAGGCGCGCACGGTCGCCAGCGACGAGCTCGACATGGGGTCGCGCCTCTTCCTGAACTACGGGCACACCCTCGGACACGCGCTCGAGCGGCTCGAGGCGTTCTCCGGGCGCACCCACGGCGAGGCGATCGCGGTCGGCATGGTCTTCGCGGCCCGCCTTGCAGAACGGCGCGGCCTGGCGTCGCCTGGGCTCGTCGGACGGACCACGCGGCTGCTGTCCTCGCTCGGACTCGAGGTGGACGGACCCCTCCCCCCGGTCGACGACATCACGACGGCGTTCCGCATGGACAAGAAGTTCCACGGAGGAGTCCGGTTCGTGCTGCTGCGTGCGGTCGGCGATCCGGTGGTCGTCGAGGACGTCGCCGACGACGAGCTGCGGACGACGATGCTGGAGATGGGAGCGACGGCATGA
- a CDS encoding type II 3-dehydroquinate dehydratase → MNVLFLFGPNLGALGRREPETYGVETLEQIMREVEARAAALGLEMVWRQSDHEGDLVGWLLAAAGDGHDAVVINPGALSHYSFSVRDAVEACGLPVIEVHMSHIAAREEFRRHSVVSEVCRATITGLGAGGYHLALEAMPWITS, encoded by the coding sequence ATGAATGTGCTGTTCCTGTTCGGACCGAACCTCGGGGCCCTCGGCCGGCGCGAACCCGAGACGTACGGGGTCGAGACCCTCGAGCAGATCATGCGAGAGGTCGAGGCCCGGGCGGCGGCGCTCGGCCTCGAGATGGTGTGGCGTCAGTCCGACCACGAGGGCGATCTCGTCGGCTGGCTGCTGGCGGCCGCCGGCGACGGCCACGACGCGGTGGTCATCAACCCGGGTGCGTTGTCGCACTACTCGTTCTCGGTCCGCGACGCCGTGGAGGCCTGCGGGCTCCCGGTCATCGAGGTGCACATGTCCCACATCGCCGCTCGCGAGGAGTTCCGCCGGCATTCGGTGGTCTCCGAGGTGTGCCGGGCGACGATCACCGGTCTCGGGGCCGGTGGCTATCATCTGGCGCTGGAGGCGATGCCGTGGATCACCAGCTGA
- a CDS encoding Xaa-Pro peptidase family protein — protein sequence MDHQLRRTALSERLPDLEVDAYLVTGLTNVRYLTGFTGSNGQALLTRDASVFFTDGRYTEQSRHEVPDLERVTYGAAFGDVLAEQAARLGVARIGFEAHQVTVRAYERLVAALEGRELVACDEEVERVRWVKDDEELELLRSAQAVTDQAFDDVLDMLAVGVSERQVARQLEALLRRDGADGLSFESIIAFGENAAEPHHEPGHRTLEEGDVITMDFGALFGGYHADMTRTVAFGEPASELKKIHDIVRQAQQAGIDAVAEGVTGAEVDAAARGVIDGAGYGDRFTHGLGHGVGLDIHEGPRLGREFAEHTLPARAVVTVEPGVYVPGLGGARIEDMVEVTPDGCRVLGNASRELIEL from the coding sequence GTGGATCACCAGCTGAGACGAACTGCTCTGTCCGAGCGACTGCCCGACCTCGAGGTCGATGCCTACCTCGTGACCGGACTGACGAACGTGCGGTACCTGACCGGCTTCACGGGTTCCAACGGTCAGGCCCTCCTTACCCGCGACGCGTCGGTGTTCTTCACCGACGGCCGGTACACGGAGCAGTCCCGCCACGAGGTGCCCGACCTCGAGCGCGTGACGTACGGAGCCGCCTTCGGGGACGTGCTGGCCGAACAGGCAGCGCGTCTCGGGGTCGCGAGGATCGGCTTCGAGGCCCACCAGGTCACGGTCCGGGCCTATGAGCGCCTCGTGGCGGCCCTGGAAGGCCGGGAGCTGGTCGCCTGCGACGAGGAGGTCGAGCGCGTTCGCTGGGTCAAGGACGACGAGGAGCTCGAGCTGCTGCGGAGCGCCCAGGCCGTGACCGATCAGGCGTTCGATGACGTGCTCGACATGCTCGCGGTGGGTGTGAGCGAGCGCCAGGTGGCTCGACAGCTCGAGGCGTTGCTGCGCCGCGACGGCGCGGACGGCCTGTCCTTCGAGTCGATCATCGCGTTCGGCGAGAACGCTGCGGAGCCGCACCACGAGCCCGGGCATCGCACGCTCGAGGAGGGCGACGTCATCACGATGGACTTCGGGGCGTTGTTCGGTGGCTACCACGCCGATATGACGCGCACGGTCGCGTTCGGCGAACCCGCCTCCGAACTGAAGAAGATCCACGACATCGTGCGGCAGGCCCAGCAGGCGGGCATCGACGCCGTCGCGGAGGGCGTCACCGGCGCGGAGGTCGACGCCGCCGCCCGCGGGGTGATCGATGGCGCCGGCTACGGCGACCGGTTCACCCACGGGCTCGGTCACGGCGTCGGGCTCGACATCCACGAGGGTCCGAGGCTCGGCCGCGAGTTCGCCGAGCACACGTTGCCCGCGCGCGCGGTGGTCACGGTCGAGCCCGGCGTCTACGTGCCGGGCTTGGGTGGCGCGCGCATCGAGGACATGGTCGAGGTGACGCCCGACGGGTGCCGTGTGCTCGGCAACGCGTCGCGTGAGCTGATCGAACTGTAG
- the efp gene encoding elongation factor P gives MSVSTNDFKNGMTLELDGVLFQIIEFQHVKPGKGGAFVRTKLRNVKSGAVLERTFNAGVKVGLAIVERKDFQYLYPEGDSFVFMDLETYEQVHVPSETMGSAKDYLTEGGTAQIAMHDGIPIAVDLPASLVLAITKCDPGVKGDTRTGALKPATLETGVVVNVPLFVEEGEHIKVDTRTGEYMERVKV, from the coding sequence GTGAGCGTTTCCACGAACGACTTCAAGAACGGCATGACCCTGGAGCTCGACGGGGTGTTGTTTCAGATCATCGAGTTCCAGCATGTGAAGCCGGGCAAGGGCGGCGCCTTCGTGCGCACGAAGCTGCGGAACGTGAAGAGTGGCGCCGTGCTCGAGCGCACGTTCAACGCGGGCGTGAAGGTCGGCCTCGCGATCGTCGAGCGCAAGGACTTCCAGTACCTCTATCCCGAGGGCGACAGCTTCGTCTTCATGGATCTGGAGACCTACGAGCAGGTGCACGTGCCCTCGGAGACGATGGGCTCGGCGAAGGACTATCTCACCGAGGGCGGCACGGCGCAGATCGCGATGCACGACGGCATCCCGATCGCGGTCGATCTGCCGGCGTCGCTGGTGCTCGCGATCACGAAGTGCGATCCGGGGGTGAAGGGCGACACGAGGACCGGCGCCCTGAAGCCGGCGACCCTGGAGACCGGGGTAGTGGTGAACGTGCCGCTGTTCGTCGAGGAGGGCGAGCACATCAAGGTCGACACGCGCACGGGCGAGTACATGGAACGCGTGAAGGTCTGA
- the nusB gene encoding transcription antitermination factor NusB, translating into MSTRRQARRVALDILYQADVTGDDPELALESWIEAGREVPAFARELVHGVAEHGPGIDLMLEEHAEGWTVARMAALDRTILRVAVEELRYRDDVPDSVAISEAVESASALSADESKAFVNGILGRIARG; encoded by the coding sequence ATGAGCACTCGCCGTCAGGCGCGGCGCGTGGCGCTCGACATCCTCTACCAGGCCGACGTGACCGGCGACGATCCCGAGCTGGCGCTCGAGTCGTGGATCGAGGCTGGGCGCGAGGTGCCTGCATTCGCGCGGGAGCTGGTCCACGGGGTCGCCGAGCACGGGCCCGGCATCGATCTCATGCTCGAGGAGCACGCGGAGGGGTGGACGGTGGCCCGCATGGCCGCCCTCGATCGCACGATCCTCAGGGTGGCGGTGGAGGAGCTGCGCTACCGTGACGACGTGCCCGACTCCGTCGCGATCAGCGAGGCCGTCGAGTCCGCGTCGGCGCTGTCCGCCGACGAGTCGAAGGCGTTCGTGAACGGCATCCTGGGCAGGATCGCCCGGGGCTGA
- a CDS encoding twin-arginine translocase TatA/TatE family subunit codes for MNEWIIVGIVAIAVIFGATKLPEIARNLGRSSGEFKKGLKEGDQDDAATKATPTPQPSEPTDPPTTQA; via the coding sequence ATGAACGAGTGGATCATCGTGGGCATCGTGGCCATCGCCGTGATCTTCGGCGCGACGAAGCTCCCCGAGATCGCCCGCAACCTCGGCCGTTCGTCGGGTGAGTTCAAGAAGGGTCTGAAGGAGGGTGACCAGGACGACGCCGCCACCAAGGCCACCCCGACGCCACAGCCCTCCGAGCCGACCGACCCGCCGACCACCCAGGCCTGA
- the pyrR gene encoding bifunctional pyr operon transcriptional regulator/uracil phosphoribosyltransferase PyrR → MSAPGTLLDADDIRRTLTRIAHEIIERDKGAADIVLVGIANRGDHLARRLSQEIERIEGTRVPVGVLDITFYRDDIGLRAEAPEVHETLIDVDITGRTLVLVDDVLFTGRTIRAAMDALTDFGRPARIRLAVLVDRGHRELPIRADFVGKNVPTHRDDDVRVHVRELDGDDAVTVQEAAPIQEVHR, encoded by the coding sequence ATGAGCGCCCCCGGCACGCTGCTCGACGCCGACGACATCCGGCGAACGCTGACGCGCATCGCGCACGAGATCATCGAACGCGACAAGGGGGCCGCCGACATCGTGCTCGTCGGCATCGCGAACCGCGGCGACCACCTCGCACGGCGACTCTCGCAGGAGATCGAGCGCATCGAGGGGACGCGGGTCCCGGTCGGGGTGCTCGACATCACGTTCTACCGCGACGACATCGGCCTGCGCGCCGAGGCGCCCGAGGTCCACGAGACGCTCATCGACGTCGACATCACCGGGCGCACCCTGGTGCTCGTCGACGACGTGCTCTTCACGGGCCGCACGATCAGGGCGGCGATGGACGCCCTCACCGACTTCGGCCGGCCCGCACGCATCCGACTGGCGGTGCTCGTCGACCGGGGGCACCGTGAGCTGCCGATCCGTGCCGACTTCGTCGGCAAGAACGTCCCCACCCACCGTGACGACGACGTCCGTGTGCACGTGCGGGAGCTCGACGGCGACGACGCGGTGACCGTGCAGGAAGCTGCCCCCATACAGGAGGTGCACCGATGA
- a CDS encoding aspartate carbamoyltransferase catalytic subunit, with amino-acid sequence MNRHVLSMHDLSADDVTRVLDTAESFREVGTRVIKKVPALRGRTVVNFFLENSTRTRISFELAAKRLSADVINFSASGSSVSKGESLKDTALTLQAMGADAIVIRHSSSGSPLQLTKWVEGHVLNAGDGTHEHPTQALLDLYTMREKLGRLEGLRVAIVGDVLHSRVARSLSFGLVTMGADVTLIGPPTLIPPDAPTWGVQVSYDIDAVIPKLDVCYMLRVQKERQRLEYFPSVREYNRLFGLTATRAGVLPEGSLIMHPGPMNRGVEIDSDVADLPQSVIEEQVTNGIAVRMSLLYLLLGAGGSLGADGPAGPGQVSRG; translated from the coding sequence ATGAACCGCCACGTGCTCTCGATGCACGACCTGAGCGCCGACGACGTGACGCGCGTGCTCGACACGGCGGAGTCCTTCCGCGAGGTCGGCACCCGCGTGATCAAGAAGGTACCGGCCCTTCGCGGGCGGACGGTCGTGAACTTCTTCCTGGAGAACTCCACGCGCACCCGCATCTCCTTCGAGCTGGCCGCCAAGCGGCTGTCGGCCGACGTGATCAACTTCTCGGCGAGCGGATCGAGCGTGTCCAAGGGCGAGAGCCTGAAGGACACGGCGCTGACGCTGCAGGCGATGGGCGCCGACGCGATCGTGATCAGGCATTCGTCGAGCGGTTCGCCGCTGCAGCTCACGAAGTGGGTCGAGGGGCATGTCCTGAACGCCGGAGACGGCACGCACGAGCACCCGACGCAGGCCCTGCTCGACCTCTACACGATGCGGGAGAAGCTCGGACGGCTCGAGGGCCTGCGAGTCGCGATCGTCGGCGACGTGCTGCACTCGAGGGTCGCGCGATCCCTCAGCTTCGGGCTCGTGACGATGGGCGCCGACGTGACCCTGATCGGACCCCCGACCCTGATCCCGCCGGACGCGCCCACCTGGGGCGTGCAGGTCAGTTACGACATCGACGCCGTGATCCCCAAGCTCGACGTCTGTTACATGCTGCGCGTGCAGAAGGAACGCCAGCGGCTCGAGTACTTCCCGAGCGTGCGTGAGTACAACCGGCTGTTCGGTCTCACCGCCACCCGCGCCGGCGTGTTGCCCGAAGGCTCGCTGATCATGCACCCGGGCCCCATGAACCGGGGGGTCGAGATCGACTCCGACGTCGCCGATCTGCCGCAGTCGGTGATCGAGGAACAGGTGACGAACGGCATCGCGGTGCGCATGTCGCTGCTCTACCTGCTGCTGGGGGCTGGCGGAAGCCTCGGCGCCGACGGACCCGCAGGGCCGGGGCAGGTGTCCCGTGGCTGA